The following are from one region of the Alicyclobacillus fastidiosus genome:
- a CDS encoding TM2 domain-containing protein gives MQKSVALAYVLWFFLGYLGIHRMYCGRVGSGVAMLALTVFGALTMGIFVGHILMLIVGIWWLIDLFLTAKMAGFPLR, from the coding sequence ATGCAAAAGTCTGTGGCGCTCGCGTACGTCCTCTGGTTTTTTCTTGGGTATTTAGGGATTCATCGCATGTACTGTGGTCGTGTCGGAAGTGGTGTCGCGATGCTGGCCCTAACCGTGTTTGGCGCACTTACGATGGGGATTTTCGTGGGACATATTCTGATGTTGATCGTCGGGATTTGGTGGCTTATCGACTTGTTCTTAACCGCTAAAATGGCCGGGTTTCCGCTTCGTTGA
- a CDS encoding fumarylacetoacetate hydrolase family protein, whose translation MGQFTYWCSAEDSFQEIRNIFCVGRNYRDHASELGNAVPTEPMIFAKPTHALAAARGLVALPASRKEIHHELEIVLYIDKPVEPSSTARDVVGAVALGLDLTDRVAQTKLKEKGHPWEYAKGFVGSAILSDFHRFQDFRDVEGCDFAFDVNDVTVQSGNPHDMVFDFDALIQHVQRHFGLNRGDVLFTGTPAGVGPLQDGDRCVLRMNQDTWAEFQIQHGFGGKEE comes from the coding sequence TTGGGACAATTTACATATTGGTGTTCTGCAGAGGACTCATTTCAGGAGATCCGCAATATTTTTTGTGTCGGCCGCAATTATCGCGATCACGCTAGTGAATTGGGCAACGCGGTTCCAACCGAGCCGATGATTTTCGCGAAACCCACACATGCGCTCGCTGCGGCTCGAGGACTCGTCGCTCTGCCGGCGTCGCGAAAAGAAATTCACCACGAATTGGAGATTGTACTCTACATCGACAAGCCTGTGGAACCGTCATCCACCGCTCGTGACGTGGTGGGGGCCGTGGCGCTCGGACTCGATTTGACGGACCGAGTTGCACAGACCAAGTTGAAGGAAAAGGGGCATCCTTGGGAGTATGCGAAGGGTTTTGTGGGGTCCGCCATCCTCAGTGACTTCCATCGGTTTCAAGATTTTCGCGACGTCGAAGGATGCGACTTTGCATTTGATGTAAACGACGTAACCGTGCAGTCGGGGAATCCGCACGATATGGTGTTTGACTTTGACGCCCTCATCCAGCACGTGCAGCGCCACTTTGGGTTGAACCGAGGAGATGTTCTCTTCACGGGAACGCCGGCCGGCGTCGGGCCGCTGCAAGATGGCGATCGATGTGTATTGCGAATGAACCAGGACACATGGGCGGAGTTTCAGATTCAGCACGGATTCGGCGGCAAGGAGGAATGA
- the dusB gene encoding tRNA dihydrouridine synthase DusB encodes MKVNIAGVTLDNPVVLAPMAGVCNPPFRILAKELGAGMVCAEMVSDKALIHGSAKSQRMLTILPDERPVSLQLMGYDKDSMEKAAAMVGETNADLIDINMGCPVLKIYKNGSGAALARDPKYAAEIVRAVASHVDKPVTVKFRKGWDDDHVNAVEVALAVQEAGAQAVAVHGRTAKQLYSGRADWDIIRRVKEAVNIPVIGNGDVAEPEDAKRLMEETGCDAVMVGRAALGNPWIFREIAHFLDTGEKLEAPSVQERIEVTLRHMRLLVEHKGEVIGVKEMRKHAAWYIKGLPGSADMRTIINQQVTMAGMESALLDYLHGTVSQRSA; translated from the coding sequence ATGAAAGTGAACATAGCGGGTGTGACACTCGACAATCCTGTCGTATTGGCGCCGATGGCTGGCGTCTGCAATCCACCGTTTCGCATCTTGGCCAAGGAACTCGGTGCCGGCATGGTGTGCGCGGAAATGGTGAGCGATAAGGCCTTGATTCACGGAAGTGCCAAGAGTCAGCGCATGTTGACCATTCTGCCGGACGAACGGCCGGTGTCACTGCAGTTGATGGGTTATGACAAAGATTCGATGGAGAAAGCCGCTGCGATGGTCGGCGAGACGAACGCAGACCTGATCGACATCAACATGGGCTGTCCTGTGTTGAAGATCTATAAGAACGGATCCGGCGCGGCACTCGCCAGAGATCCGAAGTACGCCGCCGAGATCGTTCGTGCTGTCGCAAGCCACGTGGACAAGCCAGTCACCGTGAAATTCCGCAAGGGCTGGGACGACGATCACGTCAATGCAGTCGAAGTGGCACTGGCCGTGCAAGAAGCTGGCGCACAGGCAGTCGCCGTGCACGGACGGACCGCGAAGCAGTTGTACTCGGGGCGCGCGGATTGGGATATTATTCGGCGCGTGAAAGAGGCGGTCAACATCCCTGTCATCGGCAACGGCGACGTGGCTGAGCCCGAAGACGCCAAGCGTCTGATGGAAGAGACGGGATGCGATGCGGTGATGGTCGGGCGAGCCGCGCTCGGGAATCCGTGGATTTTCCGCGAGATTGCGCACTTTCTCGACACAGGTGAGAAACTCGAGGCTCCGAGCGTACAAGAGCGGATTGAGGTTACGCTGCGCCACATGCGATTGCTCGTCGAGCACAAAGGCGAGGTCATCGGCGTCAAGGAGATGCGCAAACACGCAGCCTGGTATATCAAGGGATTGCCAGGTTCAGCCGATATGCGGACCATCATCAATCAACAGGTGACCATGGCTGGGATGGAAAGTGCACTGCTCGACTACCTGCATGGCACGGTGAGCCAACGGAGTGCGTGA
- a CDS encoding D-alanyl-D-alanine carboxypeptidase, protein MRRDMRSRRWIRRIATLCAALVAMIGISVAAGQTTRAETSTPSGPYVNAKAAIVYDATTKRVLYDKRANEAMYPASTTKLMTAILLVQHMQPDDPVYVGTEAAHQPKVRLGVQPGTEIPADDALRALLMKSANDVAYGIAETVGGSQAGFARMMNVEARILGCTHTQFVTPNGLHAEAHATSAKDIALILAEAIKYPRIVEAMQTQQHTVAGKVIRNTNRLLYGQATSIGDYIGGKTGFTSKAMYCLATAVKQGEHVRISVVLGAPRKSLMYRETVRLLSWSNRAFDASKDTSEEDD, encoded by the coding sequence ATGCGACGAGACATGCGATCCCGACGGTGGATTCGACGCATCGCTACGCTATGTGCAGCGCTTGTCGCCATGATTGGGATATCGGTAGCGGCCGGCCAGACGACAAGAGCAGAGACCTCCACGCCGTCTGGTCCATACGTAAATGCCAAGGCCGCCATCGTCTACGATGCCACGACGAAACGAGTCCTCTACGACAAGCGGGCAAACGAGGCGATGTACCCAGCGAGTACGACCAAACTGATGACGGCCATCCTCTTGGTTCAGCACATGCAACCGGATGACCCAGTTTATGTGGGGACGGAGGCGGCTCATCAACCGAAAGTTCGACTCGGTGTGCAGCCGGGGACGGAAATTCCTGCGGACGACGCACTGCGGGCGCTCCTGATGAAGAGTGCCAACGACGTCGCGTACGGGATTGCCGAGACGGTGGGCGGATCGCAAGCGGGGTTTGCGCGGATGATGAATGTGGAGGCGCGGATTCTGGGGTGCACACACACTCAATTTGTCACTCCGAACGGCCTTCATGCCGAAGCGCACGCGACATCGGCCAAGGACATTGCACTGATCTTGGCAGAAGCCATCAAGTACCCTCGTATTGTCGAAGCGATGCAGACGCAACAGCATACGGTGGCCGGCAAGGTGATTCGCAACACGAATCGACTGCTCTATGGTCAAGCGACGTCCATTGGCGATTATATCGGCGGCAAGACAGGATTTACGTCGAAAGCAATGTACTGTCTGGCGACTGCAGTCAAACAAGGCGAGCATGTGCGAATCAGCGTCGTGCTTGGCGCTCCCCGAAAAAGTCTGATGTATCGTGAAACAGTTCGCCTGTTGTCGTGGTCAAACCGGGCGTTTGACGCTTCCAAGGACACGTCCGAGGAGGATGACTGA
- a CDS encoding metal-dependent transcriptional regulator, giving the protein MSVSRTNAMDAYLEAIYVIKAEGETVLASKIADYLNVSRPTVSQTLQRMNTAGYVTTGDGKEVVLTEAGLAQAEKIVRRHRLLERWLTDQLGLDWADAHVEAGRLENSVSPLVEERLAEMLGYPTTCPHGNVIPGTGYAQPKGIPLSEAPSDKTVEVIRIVELAEEDLDLLRYLDKTGFVPGARLKVESQNRFEAGVPVEVRGEVISLDPAVALRILVREVEA; this is encoded by the coding sequence ATGAGTGTGTCGCGAACAAACGCCATGGACGCCTATCTCGAAGCGATTTATGTGATCAAGGCTGAAGGCGAGACCGTTTTAGCATCCAAGATCGCAGATTATCTCAACGTGTCTCGGCCGACGGTTTCGCAGACGTTACAACGGATGAATACAGCAGGATACGTGACCACTGGTGACGGCAAGGAAGTCGTTCTAACGGAAGCTGGCCTCGCGCAGGCGGAGAAAATCGTTCGCAGACACAGGCTGTTGGAGCGGTGGTTGACGGATCAACTGGGCTTGGACTGGGCGGATGCGCACGTCGAGGCGGGACGCCTCGAGAATAGCGTTTCGCCACTGGTTGAGGAGCGACTCGCAGAGATGTTGGGATACCCGACGACGTGCCCGCATGGCAATGTGATCCCTGGGACAGGTTACGCGCAGCCAAAGGGTATCCCGTTGTCCGAAGCACCGTCAGATAAAACGGTCGAGGTCATCCGCATCGTGGAATTGGCCGAGGAGGATCTGGATCTACTCCGCTACCTGGACAAGACCGGCTTCGTTCCTGGAGCTCGTTTGAAAGTCGAATCGCAAAATCGCTTCGAGGCAGGTGTTCCGGTGGAGGTGCGAGGCGAGGTCATCTCGCTAGATCCGGCCGTCGCACTGCGCATACTGGTTCGCGAGGTCGAAGCATAA
- the lepB gene encoding signal peptidase I codes for MGQRKRQNWITGWLMPIVIGVAIALCIRQWVVSAAYVPSESMYPAIPNPCYILVNKLATEIHGVQRGDVVVFHYPDDPSELYVKRVIGLPGDTVKVTNDAVYINGKKLSEPIITQPNENGLGTYHVPEGHYFMMGDNRPVSDDSRYWTHKYVARSAIVGEADFVLFPFAKMKSIPQHV; via the coding sequence ATGGGCCAACGAAAACGGCAGAATTGGATTACGGGATGGTTAATGCCGATCGTGATTGGTGTAGCCATCGCACTTTGTATTCGCCAATGGGTGGTCAGTGCGGCATATGTACCTTCCGAATCAATGTACCCTGCCATTCCAAATCCGTGTTACATTCTCGTCAATAAATTGGCGACGGAAATTCACGGAGTGCAGCGCGGAGACGTCGTCGTCTTCCATTATCCTGACGACCCTTCGGAGTTGTATGTCAAACGCGTCATTGGGTTACCGGGTGATACGGTCAAGGTTACGAACGATGCTGTCTACATTAATGGCAAGAAACTCAGTGAACCGATTATCACGCAGCCGAACGAAAATGGGCTGGGAACCTATCACGTGCCTGAGGGACACTATTTTATGATGGGTGACAATCGCCCAGTATCTGACGATAGCAGGTACTGGACTCACAAGTATGTCGCGAGGTCTGCGATTGTTGGAGAGGCAGACTTTGTTCTCTTCCCGTTTGCAAAGATGAAGAGTATTCCACAACACGTGTAG
- a CDS encoding BrxA/BrxB family bacilliredoxin: protein MSLELDFYQMMIQPMRDELTQVGFRELRSAQEVDEVMAEHSGTTLFVVNSVCGCAGGIARPGVAMALENGKLPDRLVTVFAGQDKDATERARSFFTNMPPSSPSMFLFKDGELVGVLHRSDIEGSTAEAVATKLKALFDQYCTAKSN from the coding sequence GTGAGTTTGGAACTGGATTTCTATCAGATGATGATTCAGCCGATGCGTGACGAGTTGACACAAGTCGGTTTTCGCGAACTCCGCAGTGCGCAAGAAGTGGACGAAGTCATGGCCGAGCACAGCGGCACGACGCTGTTTGTGGTAAACTCCGTCTGCGGCTGCGCAGGGGGCATTGCGCGCCCAGGTGTGGCAATGGCTCTGGAGAATGGCAAGCTGCCAGACCGTTTGGTGACCGTATTCGCCGGGCAGGATAAGGATGCGACAGAACGCGCGCGCTCCTTCTTCACGAACATGCCACCATCCTCTCCATCGATGTTCCTGTTTAAGGACGGAGAATTGGTCGGGGTTCTTCATCGGAGCGACATTGAAGGGTCGACGGCGGAAGCAGTGGCTACCAAGTTGAAGGCCCTGTTTGACCAATACTGCACAGCAAAATCAAACTGA